A single Brevundimonas sp. SL130 DNA region contains:
- a CDS encoding energy transducer TonB family protein, which yields MAGAVILHVLPFAGLMLIRHSPSTIPVEEPAILVELVRAQAPPEPVSERPAGLLQVEAAASKPVPREVEKVRLKAPQDEVEPLVIPDRTPQPTASVQATPAPATTAPLSRPAPPAASASSAPSTWQARLLAHLEQNKRFPAAAQARRLQGVVHVRFTMNRDGRVLTSRIERGSGQASLDRAALDMLTRAQPLPGPPAEVAGDRIELVVPVEFFFGK from the coding sequence ATGGCGGGCGCCGTCATTCTGCATGTCCTGCCTTTCGCGGGGTTGATGTTGATCCGGCACTCTCCATCGACCATCCCTGTGGAAGAGCCTGCGATCCTGGTCGAATTGGTGCGCGCTCAGGCGCCACCGGAGCCGGTTTCCGAACGTCCTGCCGGTCTGCTTCAGGTGGAGGCCGCGGCGTCCAAACCTGTGCCGCGTGAGGTCGAGAAGGTGCGTCTGAAGGCGCCGCAGGACGAGGTCGAGCCGCTCGTTATTCCAGATCGAACACCACAGCCGACGGCCTCGGTTCAGGCGACGCCTGCGCCGGCGACCACGGCGCCTCTGTCGCGACCTGCGCCGCCTGCTGCTTCCGCCTCTTCGGCGCCTTCGACCTGGCAGGCGCGGCTCCTGGCGCATCTCGAACAGAACAAGCGGTTTCCAGCCGCCGCCCAGGCGCGGCGACTACAGGGCGTGGTCCATGTGCGGTTCACGATGAACCGGGATGGACGGGTGCTGACCTCACGCATCGAGCGTGGGTCAGGCCAGGCGTCCCTGGATCGCGCTGCGCTTGACATGTTGACGCGCGCCCAGCCCCTGCCTGGACCTCCAGCCGAGGTCGCGGGGGATCGGATCGAATTGGTCGTGCCGGTCGAATTCTTTTTCGGGAAGTGA
- a CDS encoding FecR family protein, with protein sequence MTSASNIPDRTALDPETVERTDREATDWLILLQDNPDDVEVRARFETWLSACPDNGAAWSETQWVVGLIDATPPAHRAYWSDIAAPDPAATLQPRSSRRARPAVFRRAWSQRALVAVMSAAACVAILAGPNVLLYLRSDYVSGLGEMRTVQMQDGSVARLAPGSAIKIAYADGRRDVRLLKGLAYFEVQRDPARPFRVEAGEVETTVLGTGFEVGRNGQGVDVAVRHGLVRVDRSKGAVISTRLSAGDRIRVMPQGTELSRMRPDKVAAWTHGDLIVNDQPIRDVVDAVRPWYDGVILTTGDRLNKQRVTGVYDLHDPMAALTALGQAHDLKVRRISPWIMVVSAN encoded by the coding sequence ATGACGTCGGCATCGAATATTCCCGACCGGACGGCCCTTGACCCAGAAACTGTCGAACGCACGGACCGCGAAGCCACCGACTGGCTTATCCTGTTGCAGGACAATCCCGATGACGTCGAGGTTCGCGCTCGGTTCGAAACCTGGTTGTCGGCGTGCCCGGATAACGGCGCCGCCTGGTCGGAGACCCAGTGGGTCGTCGGCCTGATAGACGCCACGCCGCCGGCTCACCGCGCCTATTGGTCGGATATCGCCGCCCCAGATCCTGCCGCAACGCTGCAACCCAGGTCGTCGCGGCGGGCGAGGCCTGCTGTTTTTCGCCGTGCCTGGAGCCAGCGCGCTCTGGTGGCCGTCATGTCTGCGGCCGCCTGTGTCGCCATTCTGGCTGGGCCGAATGTCCTGCTGTATCTTCGGTCCGACTATGTGTCAGGCCTAGGCGAAATGCGCACCGTGCAGATGCAGGACGGCAGCGTGGCGCGTCTGGCGCCGGGTAGCGCCATCAAGATCGCCTATGCTGACGGCCGTCGCGATGTGCGGCTTCTGAAGGGCCTTGCCTATTTTGAGGTTCAGCGCGATCCGGCGCGGCCCTTCCGAGTGGAGGCAGGCGAGGTCGAGACGACGGTTCTCGGCACCGGGTTCGAGGTCGGTCGGAATGGTCAAGGCGTCGATGTCGCGGTGCGCCACGGTCTGGTGCGTGTGGATCGGAGCAAGGGCGCAGTGATCTCGACGCGTCTGTCCGCCGGCGATCGGATCAGGGTCATGCCACAGGGGACTGAACTCAGCCGGATGAGGCCGGATAAGGTCGCGGCCTGGACGCACGGCGATCTCATAGTCAACGACCAGCCGATCCGTGACGTGGTCGATGCCGTGCGCCCCTGGTATGATGGGGTTATCCTGACCACCGGCGATCGGTTGAATAAACAGCGGGTCACGGGTGTCTATGACCTGCACGACCCCATGGCCGCCCTGACGGCCCTGGGCCAGGCGCATGACCTCAAGGTGCGACGGATTTCACCCTGGATTATGGTCGTTTCCGCGAACTGA
- a CDS encoding biliverdin-producing heme oxygenase, which translates to MTDLIEERSRSKRLKDMTHETHDRLDKAIVAQRPFENLERYARFLAVQYGFHRDIDALYDDPALDALLPDLSGRRRFSQIVQDLKDVGGEAPLIVTSPRFTHGEIDLPTAMGWLYVAEGSHLGAAFLLKWSAALGLNETHGARHLAASPEGRARHWREFTAALDSIDLTPVEEARVIEGGKAAFVRVHGLVRDVFGDV; encoded by the coding sequence ATGACTGACTTAATCGAAGAACGCAGCCGTTCGAAGCGGCTGAAGGATATGACACACGAGACCCACGACCGCCTCGACAAGGCGATCGTCGCGCAGCGTCCGTTCGAGAACCTGGAACGCTATGCGCGCTTTCTGGCGGTGCAGTATGGGTTCCACCGCGACATCGACGCCCTTTATGATGATCCGGCCCTGGACGCGTTGTTGCCTGATCTTTCGGGGCGCAGACGCTTTAGTCAGATCGTGCAGGATCTGAAAGACGTGGGCGGCGAGGCGCCGCTCATTGTCACATCGCCGCGTTTCACCCACGGCGAGATTGATCTGCCGACCGCCATGGGGTGGCTCTATGTCGCGGAGGGCTCCCACCTGGGTGCGGCGTTCTTGCTGAAATGGTCGGCGGCCCTTGGCCTGAACGAGACACACGGCGCGCGTCACTTGGCGGCGTCACCCGAGGGGCGGGCGCGGCACTGGCGTGAGTTCACGGCAGCCTTGGACAGTATCGATCTGACGCCGGTCGAAGAGGCGCGAGTGATCGAGGGCGGCAAGGCGGCCTTCGTGCGCGTTCACGGGCTCGTTCGTGATGTCTTTGGCGACGTTTGA
- a CDS encoding leucine zipper domain-containing protein yields MTVHKNARLTPSGRALPAERIEADWRTAIAAEAAGVSVRTR; encoded by the coding sequence ATGACCGTGCACAAGAATGCCCGGCTGACGCCTTCTGGTCGAGCCTTGCCGGCGGAACGGATCGAGGCGGATTGGCGAACGGCCATTGCAGCGGAGGCTGCAGGTGTGTCGGTTCGCACGCGTTGA
- a CDS encoding sigma-70 family RNA polymerase sigma factor encodes MPQARTILSVYADHRGDLVNYAANITGDRVAAEDIVQEAWVRLGAASRLRPLEEPLGYLYRIVRNLALDGRRRRRFEQAHFIEGVEDQVELIASDTPSPEGATASRDELRLVMEVLEGLPERMRIAVEMHRLGGVKLKDIAARLGVSVTVVHELVAEGVYRCRIGLRRPS; translated from the coding sequence GTGCCTCAGGCTAGGACAATCCTCAGCGTTTATGCGGATCATCGCGGGGATCTGGTGAATTATGCCGCCAACATCACCGGCGATCGGGTGGCGGCCGAGGATATTGTTCAGGAAGCCTGGGTTCGGCTGGGGGCGGCGAGTCGTCTTCGCCCACTGGAGGAACCGCTCGGCTATCTCTATCGGATTGTCCGCAATCTGGCTCTGGACGGGCGTCGTCGGCGGCGTTTCGAACAGGCTCATTTCATTGAGGGCGTTGAAGATCAGGTCGAACTGATCGCCAGCGACACGCCATCGCCCGAAGGGGCGACGGCGTCCCGGGACGAACTTCGTCTCGTAATGGAGGTGCTGGAGGGGTTGCCGGAGCGAATGCGGATCGCCGTTGAAATGCATCGTCTGGGCGGCGTCAAGCTGAAGGACATCGCCGCACGCCTGGGCGTGTCGGTCACCGTGGTCCATGAACTGGTGGCCGAGGGCGTGTATCGGTGCCGCATCGGATTGCGGCGGCCATCTTGA
- a CDS encoding TonB-dependent receptor domain-containing protein yields the protein MATTALVGLAAPSMAMAQAAGSIADRSFNIPAQPLGDALTDFGQQSRMQISVDAAAIHGVSSPGVSGAMSPVQALSRLLSGTGFTYRINGNLVTLERAPDADGAIQLGAVRVVGATGVGAASGLSGDFGQDGEGGDPSNAQYRTAGTSNYISQDQIQRFRGSSVGDFLSGIPGVLNGENRNSGALDVNIRGMQGQGRVPIVIDGAMQESTVYRGYAGMAGRTYLDPDLIGGVWIEKGPSAAADASGAIGGVVRARTLNAGDIVAPGGSYGFVVRAGLTGNNVKAPAGVTIGGDEPAVRNFNRPDFLDLRGGNLSVAYGYRSDLFDLVAAVVRRKSGNYYAGGEGISPDDWKGGANRFSYDEQVINTSHDNTSYLLRTVVRPNEDHTLDVSFMRYETEHGEMKPSQLMYGTTPRQTTSDIAVDTWTARYRYNPSSPLIDFKADVWLTEIDSFVVDPVRLNYGDYVYNGDKFAATLSQRRGLTLSNTSRFTGEAGEVSIAYGGAYDFEKFGKSSDWARLNEEYPGRAWDNIREGWRRQYSAFIAGTYKPAPWATLQLATRYLDNVVQDSKAGVSWVQGGVINRDEASGWAPIFSAVIEPIRGIQFYGRYAEALRAASPFEGTEGFSGSVNPYTNLRPEHAHNTEIGANYEGYGLLGDDDMFQAKFGWFHNDVTDYITLGNELLTAPNGNSTSILVRTNIPRVSLKGYEYSARYDRGWIFGELSGTEYIDITTCSRAAAGQSDYCEQGMASTNQSWFTGHIPPRRSNSFTLGGRALNEKLELGARYSKVEREPAYEVVDLYGSYAINARTSVNFTVNNLMDVYYVDALSLGQGVAVLPAPGRTLSLNLVARFGDGEWESPSSTRRRARAAAEGLSADPLQGFDGDWTGFYVGSHMDWGQYSARGNTTSATGVASAVAASERVDRQARAATGGLQFGYNRQFAGRWIAGVEVDGGASPAKGREIYVATELDTGRYADKEIIQAEYRYEYNWNASARLRLGQSFGRTLVYGSGGLALQNERQTRIQSRSSSASAALPFGLVTRPYFSEETEELRLGWVWGGGAEIAFSDHVSLKAEYLYSHFGDEDFQFDRASRNINRGYTSGGVTVPSGADDAIGRISTSELHLHTVRFGLNYRF from the coding sequence ATGGCGACGACGGCTCTGGTAGGGTTGGCTGCGCCTTCCATGGCGATGGCGCAGGCGGCGGGATCAATAGCCGACCGCAGCTTCAACATACCGGCCCAACCGCTGGGTGACGCCTTGACCGACTTCGGTCAGCAGTCGCGCATGCAGATCAGCGTTGACGCCGCCGCTATTCACGGCGTGTCGTCGCCGGGCGTGTCCGGTGCGATGTCGCCGGTACAGGCGCTCAGCCGCCTGTTGAGCGGCACCGGATTCACTTATCGCATCAACGGCAATCTGGTGACGCTGGAACGCGCGCCGGACGCCGACGGCGCCATTCAACTGGGCGCAGTTCGTGTCGTGGGTGCGACCGGTGTGGGCGCCGCAAGCGGCCTGTCGGGAGACTTTGGCCAGGATGGCGAGGGCGGTGATCCGTCCAACGCCCAATACCGCACGGCGGGGACCAGCAACTATATCTCCCAGGACCAGATCCAGCGTTTTCGCGGCTCGTCGGTCGGTGATTTCCTGAGCGGTATTCCGGGCGTCCTGAACGGCGAGAACCGGAACTCGGGCGCGCTCGACGTCAATATCCGGGGCATGCAGGGGCAGGGGCGGGTGCCCATCGTCATCGACGGGGCCATGCAGGAATCGACTGTCTATCGCGGTTATGCAGGCATGGCGGGCCGGACCTATCTTGACCCTGATCTGATCGGCGGCGTCTGGATTGAAAAGGGGCCCAGTGCAGCCGCAGACGCTTCGGGCGCTATCGGTGGTGTTGTCCGGGCGCGGACCCTGAACGCCGGCGACATCGTCGCGCCGGGCGGCAGTTACGGGTTTGTGGTGCGTGCGGGTTTGACCGGCAACAACGTCAAAGCTCCCGCCGGGGTGACCATCGGCGGCGATGAGCCGGCGGTGCGCAACTTCAACCGTCCGGATTTCCTGGATCTGCGCGGAGGCAATCTATCGGTCGCCTACGGCTATCGCTCGGATCTGTTCGACCTGGTCGCGGCGGTCGTGCGTCGTAAGTCTGGCAACTACTACGCCGGCGGGGAAGGCATCAGTCCTGACGACTGGAAGGGTGGCGCGAACCGTTTCAGCTATGACGAGCAGGTCATCAACACGTCGCACGACAACACCTCGTACCTGCTGCGGACCGTGGTCCGGCCGAACGAAGACCATACCCTGGACGTCTCCTTCATGCGTTACGAAACCGAGCATGGCGAGATGAAACCGTCTCAGCTGATGTATGGGACGACGCCGCGTCAGACGACTTCAGACATCGCCGTCGATACCTGGACGGCGCGCTATCGCTATAATCCGTCCTCGCCGCTGATCGATTTCAAGGCGGATGTCTGGCTTACCGAAATCGACAGTTTTGTCGTCGATCCAGTGCGGCTGAACTACGGGGATTACGTCTACAATGGCGATAAGTTCGCCGCGACCCTGTCCCAGCGCCGTGGTCTGACCCTGTCGAACACCTCGCGCTTTACGGGCGAGGCTGGTGAAGTTTCGATCGCCTATGGCGGGGCCTATGATTTCGAGAAGTTCGGTAAGTCGAGCGACTGGGCCAGGTTGAACGAGGAATATCCGGGCCGGGCCTGGGACAACATACGCGAGGGCTGGCGTCGACAGTACAGCGCCTTCATCGCCGGGACCTACAAGCCGGCGCCCTGGGCCACGCTGCAACTGGCCACACGCTATCTCGACAATGTCGTGCAGGACAGCAAGGCGGGCGTCAGCTGGGTTCAGGGCGGCGTCATCAATCGCGATGAGGCCTCGGGTTGGGCGCCGATCTTCTCGGCGGTCATCGAGCCGATCCGCGGCATCCAGTTCTATGGCCGATATGCTGAAGCCCTGCGCGCCGCCAGCCCGTTCGAAGGCACCGAGGGCTTCTCCGGATCGGTCAATCCCTACACCAACCTGCGGCCTGAACATGCCCATAACACCGAGATCGGCGCCAACTACGAAGGGTATGGTCTGCTGGGCGACGATGATATGTTCCAGGCTAAGTTCGGCTGGTTCCATAATGACGTCACCGACTACATCACCCTGGGCAACGAGCTGCTCACCGCCCCCAATGGAAACTCCACCAGCATTCTGGTCAGGACCAATATCCCTCGGGTCAGCCTGAAGGGGTACGAATATTCGGCCCGCTATGATCGTGGCTGGATCTTCGGCGAGCTTTCCGGCACCGAATATATCGACATCACCACCTGCAGTCGGGCGGCGGCCGGCCAGAGTGATTATTGCGAACAGGGCATGGCCTCCACGAACCAATCCTGGTTCACGGGTCATATTCCGCCACGGCGAAGCAACTCCTTCACCCTGGGCGGGCGGGCGCTGAATGAAAAGCTGGAACTGGGCGCCCGCTACAGCAAGGTTGAGCGCGAGCCCGCCTATGAGGTGGTCGATCTCTACGGCAGCTATGCGATCAATGCGCGGACCAGCGTCAACTTCACCGTGAACAATCTGATGGACGTCTATTACGTCGACGCCCTGAGCCTGGGCCAAGGCGTGGCCGTTCTGCCGGCGCCGGGGCGCACCCTCAGCCTCAATCTGGTCGCCCGGTTCGGCGACGGGGAATGGGAGAGCCCGAGTTCGACCCGGCGTCGCGCGCGCGCCGCCGCAGAAGGCTTGAGCGCCGACCCGCTGCAGGGCTTCGACGGCGACTGGACGGGCTTCTACGTCGGCTCCCACATGGATTGGGGACAGTATAGCGCCAGGGGGAACACGACCTCAGCCACGGGTGTCGCCAGCGCTGTCGCCGCCTCTGAACGGGTTGATCGTCAGGCCCGTGCGGCGACCGGCGGCCTACAGTTCGGCTACAATCGTCAATTCGCCGGTCGTTGGATAGCGGGCGTCGAGGTCGATGGCGGCGCCAGCCCGGCCAAGGGCCGTGAAATCTATGTCGCGACGGAGCTTGATACAGGGCGCTATGCAGACAAGGAGATCATTCAGGCCGAGTACCGCTATGAGTACAACTGGAATGCCTCAGCCCGTCTGCGTCTGGGCCAGAGCTTCGGTCGAACCCTGGTCTATGGCTCCGGCGGTCTGGCGTTGCAGAACGAACGGCAGACACGGATACAGAGCCGGTCGAGCTCGGCCAGCGCCGCCTTACCGTTCGGCTTGGTCACGCGCCCTTATTTCAGCGAAGAGACCGAAGAATTGCGCCTGGGCTGGGTGTGGGGCGGCGGCGCTGAAATCGCCTTCAGCGACCATGTCTCGCTGAAGGCCGAATACCTCTATAGCCACTTCGGCGACGAGGATTTTCAGTTCGACCGCGCCAGCCGCAACATCAATCGCGGCTACACCTCCGGCGGAGTCACTGTTCCAAGTGGGGCTGATGACGCGATTGGCCGTATCTCGACCAGCGAGTTGCACCTGCACACGGTTCGTTTCGGCCTGAACTATCGATTCTAG
- a CDS encoding peptidase S10, which translates to MSTKTREDHYGTVGDVASVAEFVRAWLLLHDAQDRPVLLAGESWGAGRAASVGYRLLRQGVPIKGLILISGGDGLNTPYLTKETATALRIVDLAPVALFHGKLDPTLGGDAETARRAAEAWARDVYLPALTKAGDLSETERTKVVTDLSRFTGVPIELIDRTSLTFTPRQYLRGVLQPEGRVLNIFDMRLTESSPTEFTGAIDRYLRRDLGYVTDLPYVGLSEADIGYAPGDRYPASVGARWNYATIDASPEQIDAAIREAIQRGGGPPRIGPPLPGTEEAIALAPGLKVLVAAGLYDSLSSCTVNDELHRRLPPSLRSAIIYRCYTGGHMFYRDATSRLQFSRDIKDLIRTIP; encoded by the coding sequence GTGTCCACCAAAACGAGGGAGGATCACTACGGCACAGTCGGCGACGTCGCCTCGGTCGCCGAGTTCGTCCGCGCCTGGCTTCTGCTGCACGACGCCCAGGATCGTCCCGTGCTGCTCGCCGGCGAAAGCTGGGGCGCCGGCCGCGCCGCCAGCGTCGGCTATCGCCTTCTGCGCCAAGGCGTTCCGATCAAGGGCCTGATCCTGATTTCAGGCGGGGACGGCCTCAACACGCCCTATCTGACCAAGGAGACAGCAACCGCCCTGCGCATCGTCGACCTGGCGCCCGTGGCCCTTTTCCACGGCAAGCTTGATCCGACGCTCGGCGGCGACGCTGAAACCGCCCGACGCGCCGCCGAGGCCTGGGCGCGCGACGTCTATCTCCCGGCCCTGACCAAGGCCGGAGACCTGTCTGAAACCGAGCGCACGAAGGTCGTGACCGACCTCTCGCGTTTCACGGGCGTCCCCATCGAACTCATCGACCGGACCAGCCTGACCTTCACGCCCCGTCAGTATCTGCGTGGCGTCCTCCAGCCGGAGGGCCGCGTCCTGAACATCTTTGACATGCGTCTGACCGAGTCTTCGCCGACGGAGTTCACCGGCGCCATCGACCGCTATCTGCGTCGCGACCTCGGCTATGTGACCGATCTTCCCTATGTGGGCCTCAGCGAAGCGGACATCGGCTACGCGCCCGGCGATCGCTATCCGGCCAGCGTCGGCGCACGCTGGAACTACGCCACCATCGACGCCTCTCCGGAACAGATCGACGCGGCGATCCGCGAGGCCATTCAGCGCGGCGGCGGCCCGCCCCGGATCGGCCCGCCCTTGCCCGGAACCGAGGAAGCTATCGCTCTGGCGCCTGGACTAAAGGTTCTGGTCGCGGCCGGCCTCTATGATTCCCTGTCCAGCTGCACCGTCAACGACGAACTCCACCGACGCCTGCCGCCCTCGCTTCGCTCGGCCATCATCTATCGCTGCTACACCGGCGGCCACATGTTCTATCGCGATGCGACATCGCGACTGCAGTTCAGCCGGGACATCAAGGATCTCATCCGGACAATCCCTTAG
- a CDS encoding CocE/NonD family hydrolase, producing MSRFTLSAVAGGLAAATVIGAVSAAAQQTPPPLADAATASQSEIPQTFQPATPDYDYVRREVMIPMRDGVRLHTVLIIPKGLSDAPIILDRTPYNASRLTGGGSSVHAEMGVRQGYGTLLQHGYILAAQDVRGKYGSEGDYVMNRPLSGPLNTTGVDHATDAYDTIEWLVHNVPEANGRVATMGNSYDGFTVTQSLINPHPALKAAVPMMAMVDGWMGDDWFHNGAFRWLAAINYTLGQEGGRAGGPSWPTACHDDYDCALRAGSAAQLGERMGVNQTGFWNQLLRHPAYDEWWQAQAVDKILADQPLRVPTLWVHGLWDQEDIYGTLAAYRATETKDVDNDMNFLVAGPWMHGGAYRDSGANIGPVQFDSSTSLYFQRHILLPFLDARLKTHGAPAQIAPVSLFESGINEWRFQTAWPTEAPTRRLYLQSGNGLAFTPPSDSGPAFDEYTADPAHPVPYIARPVRGDDWRGWLATDQRPYSDRADVVTYVSEPLNEPVRISGNPQVHLFASTTGTDSDWVVKLIDVYPDEYYLQPEMGGYQLAVSMDIFRGRYRESLSTPKAVTPNKPLEYKWALPAASHTFLPGHRIMVQVQSSWFPLYDRNPQTFVSNIMFAKPEDYRRATQRVYHGGDAETFIDLPMAQAQP from the coding sequence ATGTCTCGTTTCACACTCTCGGCCGTGGCGGGCGGCCTGGCCGCGGCAACCGTCATCGGCGCCGTAAGCGCTGCGGCCCAGCAGACGCCGCCGCCGCTGGCAGACGCCGCCACGGCCTCACAAAGCGAAATCCCCCAGACCTTCCAGCCCGCCACGCCGGACTACGACTATGTCCGTCGCGAAGTGATGATCCCGATGCGCGACGGCGTGCGTCTGCACACCGTCCTCATCATTCCCAAAGGCTTGAGCGACGCGCCGATCATTCTGGACCGCACGCCCTATAACGCCAGCCGCCTTACGGGCGGGGGCTCTAGCGTCCATGCCGAGATGGGCGTGCGCCAAGGCTACGGCACATTGCTGCAGCACGGCTACATCCTCGCCGCTCAGGATGTGCGCGGCAAATACGGCTCCGAGGGCGACTATGTGATGAACCGCCCCCTCTCCGGGCCGCTGAACACCACCGGCGTCGATCATGCCACCGACGCCTATGACACCATCGAATGGCTGGTGCACAATGTGCCGGAGGCCAACGGCCGCGTCGCGACCATGGGCAATTCCTACGATGGATTCACCGTCACACAGAGCCTGATCAATCCCCACCCGGCGCTGAAAGCCGCCGTGCCGATGATGGCCATGGTCGATGGCTGGATGGGCGACGACTGGTTCCATAACGGCGCCTTCCGCTGGCTCGCGGCCATCAACTATACCCTGGGGCAGGAAGGCGGTCGCGCCGGCGGCCCGTCCTGGCCCACCGCCTGCCATGACGACTACGACTGCGCCCTGCGCGCCGGATCTGCGGCGCAGCTGGGCGAGCGTATGGGCGTGAACCAGACGGGCTTTTGGAACCAGTTGTTGCGCCACCCCGCCTATGACGAGTGGTGGCAGGCGCAGGCGGTCGACAAGATTCTGGCCGACCAGCCGCTGCGCGTGCCGACCCTGTGGGTGCACGGCCTATGGGACCAGGAGGACATCTACGGCACCCTCGCCGCCTATCGCGCGACCGAGACCAAGGACGTGGACAACGACATGAATTTCCTGGTCGCTGGGCCGTGGATGCACGGGGGCGCCTATCGCGACAGCGGGGCGAACATCGGCCCGGTCCAGTTCGACAGTTCGACGTCGCTGTACTTCCAGCGCCACATCCTGCTGCCCTTCCTCGACGCGCGTCTCAAGACACACGGCGCACCGGCGCAGATCGCCCCGGTCAGCCTGTTCGAATCCGGGATCAACGAGTGGCGCTTCCAAACGGCCTGGCCGACCGAGGCGCCGACCCGCCGCCTCTACCTCCAGTCCGGCAACGGACTGGCCTTCACACCCCCGAGCGATAGCGGCCCCGCCTTCGATGAGTATACGGCCGATCCCGCCCATCCCGTGCCCTACATCGCCCGGCCCGTCAGAGGGGACGATTGGCGGGGCTGGCTGGCGACCGACCAGCGCCCCTATAGTGATCGCGCCGACGTCGTGACCTATGTCTCGGAGCCGCTGAATGAACCGGTGCGTATCTCGGGCAATCCGCAGGTTCACCTGTTCGCCTCGACCACCGGCACGGACTCGGATTGGGTGGTCAAGCTGATCGACGTCTATCCGGACGAATACTATCTGCAGCCCGAGATGGGCGGCTATCAGCTGGCGGTGTCGATGGACATCTTCCGCGGCCGCTATCGCGAAAGCCTGAGCACGCCCAAGGCCGTCACGCCGAACAAGCCGCTAGAGTACAAGTGGGCCCTGCCTGCGGCCAGCCACACCTTCCTGCCGGGCCACCGGATCATGGTGCAGGTCCAGTCCAGCTGGTTCCCGCTCTACGACCGCAATCCCCAGACCTTCGTGTCGAACATCATGTTCGCCAAGCCTGAGGATTATCGCCGCGCGACCCAGCGCGTGTACCACGGCGGCGACGCCGAGACCTTCATCGACCTGCCGATGGCCCAGGCGCAGCCCTAG